One Penaeus vannamei isolate JL-2024 chromosome 27, ASM4276789v1, whole genome shotgun sequence genomic window carries:
- the LOC113821434 gene encoding gastrula zinc finger protein XlCGF26.1: MAGVAIHWQSALIERTLQLHYTEENATAALHRRERYSCTTQKRTLQLHYTEENATAALHTGERYSCTTQRRTLQLHYTEENATAALHRGERYSCTTQRRTLQLHYTEENATAALHRGERYSCTTQRRTLQLHYTEENATAALHRGERYSCTTQRRTLQLHYTEENATAPLHRGERYSCTTQRRTIQLHYTEENATAALHRGERYSCTTQRRTLQLHYTEENATAALQVYKPTKS; encoded by the coding sequence atggccggggttgccatccattGGCAAAGCGCGCTAATCGAACGAACGCTACAGCTGCATTACACAGAAGAGAACGCTACAGCTGCACTACACAGAAGAGAACGCTACAGTTGCACTACACAGAAGAGAACGCTACAGCTGCATTACACAGAGGAGAACGCTACAGCTGCACTACACACAGGAGAACGCTACAGCTGCACTACACAGAGGAGAACGCTACAGCTGCACTACACAGAGGAGAACGCTACAGCTGCACTACACAGAGGAGAACGCTACAGCTGCACTACACAGAGGAGAACGCTACAGCTGCACTACACAGAGGAGAACGCTACAGCTGCACTACACAGAGGAGAACGCTACAGCTGCACTACACAGAGGAGAACGCTACAGCTGCACTACACAGAGGAGAACGCTACAGCTGCACTACACAGAGGAGAACGCTACAGCTGCACTACACAGAGGAGAACGCTACAGCTGCACTACACAGAGGAGAACGCTACAGCTCCACTACACAGAGGAGAACGCTACAGCTGCACTACACAGAGGAGAACGATACAGCTGCACTACACAGAGGAGAACGCTACAGCTGCACTACACAGAGGAGAACGCTACAGCTGCACTACACAGAGGAGAACGCTACAGCTGCACTACACAGAGGAGAACGCTACAGCTGCACTACAAGTTTATAAACCAACCAAgtcgtag
- the LOC113821440 gene encoding ferritin, which produces MASQVRQNYHEDCEASINKQINMELYASYVYLSMAYYFERDDVALPGFAKFFKDSSDEEREHAQIFMKYQNKRGGRIVLQQIAAPSMQEWGTGLEALQAALDLEKQVNQSLLELHGTASGNNDPHLTKLLEDEYLEEQVDSIKKIGDMITKLKRAGPAGLGEYMFDKELQ; this is translated from the exons ATGGCCAGCCAAGTCCGCCAGAACTACCATGAGGACTGTGAAGCCTCCATTAACAAGCAAATTAACATGGAACTCTATGCGAGCTACGTTTACCTTTCTATG GCTTACTACTTCGAACGTGATGATGTAGCTCTACCTGGATTTGCCAAGTTCTTCAAGGACTCGAGCGATGAGGAAAGGGAACATGCCCAGATTTTCATGAAG tacCAGAACAAGCGAGGTGGCCGCATCGTTCTCCAGCAGATTGCAGCTCCTTCCATGCAAGAATGGGGCACTGGTCTGGAAGCCCTTCAGGCTGCTCTTGATCTGGAGAAGCAGGTCAATCAG TCTCTCCTTGAACTTCATGGCACTGCAAGTGGCAACAACGATCCTCATCTCACCAAGCTTCTTGAAGATGAGTATCTGGAGGAACAAGTGGATTCCATCAAGAAGATTGGTGACATGATTACCAAGCTGAAGCGTGCTGGCCCAGCAGGTCTCGGAGAGTACATGTTTGATAAGGAGCTCCAGTAA